In one window of Oncorhynchus kisutch isolate 150728-3 linkage group LG16, Okis_V2, whole genome shotgun sequence DNA:
- the LOC109906415 gene encoding INO80 complex subunit B-like isoform X2 yields the protein MGKRKDMIHPRFLLGDGDHLGLHSLHRRKHKKHKKHKKKHHRDDGHSSYSEALESSSGILIKPPTQLRLKPPTQLRLKPPTQLRLKPPTQLRLKIKLGGQTLGTKSVPTFSVVPGVARTPSPLMIVDDDDDSDDDDDEEPSEGVPLEQYRAWLDEDSNLDPSPLPDMDSDSLGGLGGPVDEEEKWLDALEKGELDDNGELKKEVDESLLTARQKALLHKQQNQPLLELPMGYKEKEMTAEMMQKREERARKRRLQAAKKAEENKNQTIERLTKTSKAKIKSMRERKSKQAQCPMVRYCDSAQGMGISFPKGVLAPTPAPPCPPPPAPVGCGVNGCSNLKRYSCSKTGIPLCSLECYKKNLVLVVESTT from the exons ATGGGGAAAAGGAAAGACATGATCCACCCAAGGTTTCTTTTAG GTGATGGAGACCACCTGGGGTTACACAGCCTCCATAGGAGGAAACACAAGAAGCATAAGAAGCACAAGAAGAAGCATCACCGTGACGACGGGCACAGCTCCTACTCCGAGGCCCTGGAGTCATCTTCTGGCATCCTGATCAAGCCCCCCACGCAGCTCCGACTCAAGCCCCCCACGCAGCTCCGACTCAAGCCCCCCACGCAGCTCCGACTCAAGCCCCCCACACAGCTTCGACTCAAGATCAAACTGGGAGGCCAAACGCTGGGGACCAAAAG TGTGCCAACATTCAGTGTGGTCCCTGGTGTAGCCCGCACCCCGTCTCCTCTGATGATCGTGGACGATGATGACGACTcggatgatgatgacgatgaggaGCCTTCTGAGGGCGTCCCACTCGAGCAGTACCGGGCCTGGCTTG ATGAGGACAGTAACCTGGACCCGTCTCCTCTGCCAGACATGGACTCTGACTCCTTGGGGGGGCTGGGGGGGCCGGTGGACGAGGAGGAGAAGTGGCTGGACGCCCTGGAGAAAGGAGAGCTGGACGACAACGGAGAGCTGAAGAAGGAGGTCGATGAGTCACTGCTCACAGCCAGACAG AAAGCCCTCCTGCATAAGCAACAGAACCAGCCTCTCCTGGAGCTGCCCATGGGCTACAAGGAGAAGGAGATGACCGCTGAGATGATGCAGAAGAGGGAGGAGCGTGCCCGCAAGAGGCGCCTGCAGGCTGCCAAGAAGGCAGAGGAGAACAAGAACCAGACCATTGAGAGGCTCACCAAGACCTCGAAGGCCAAGATCAAGAGCATGAGGGAACGCAAGTCCAAGCAGGCCCAGTGTCCCATGGTCCGCTACTGCGACTCGGCCCAGGGAATGGGGATTTCCTTTCCCAAGGGGGTGCTAGCCCCCACCCCTGCTCCCCCGTGCCCCCCTCCACCGGCACCGGTAGGGTGCGGCGTAAACGGGTGCAGTAATCTGAAGAGGTACTCGTGCTCCAAGACGGGGATCCCGCTCTGTAGTCTGGAGTGCTACAAGAAGAATCTGGTCCTTGTTGTGGAGAGCACCACTTGA
- the LOC109906415 gene encoding INO80 complex subunit B-like isoform X1, translated as MGKRKDMIHPRFLLGDGDHLGLHSLHRRKHKKHKKHKKKHHRDDGHSSYSEALESSSGILIKPPTQLRLKPPTQLRLKPPTQLRLKPPTQLRLKIKLGGQTLGTKSVPTFSVVPGVARTPSPLMIVDDDDDSDDDDDEEPSEGVPLEQYRAWLGECQDEDSNLDPSPLPDMDSDSLGGLGGPVDEEEKWLDALEKGELDDNGELKKEVDESLLTARQKALLHKQQNQPLLELPMGYKEKEMTAEMMQKREERARKRRLQAAKKAEENKNQTIERLTKTSKAKIKSMRERKSKQAQCPMVRYCDSAQGMGISFPKGVLAPTPAPPCPPPPAPVGCGVNGCSNLKRYSCSKTGIPLCSLECYKKNLVLVVESTT; from the exons ATGGGGAAAAGGAAAGACATGATCCACCCAAGGTTTCTTTTAG GTGATGGAGACCACCTGGGGTTACACAGCCTCCATAGGAGGAAACACAAGAAGCATAAGAAGCACAAGAAGAAGCATCACCGTGACGACGGGCACAGCTCCTACTCCGAGGCCCTGGAGTCATCTTCTGGCATCCTGATCAAGCCCCCCACGCAGCTCCGACTCAAGCCCCCCACGCAGCTCCGACTCAAGCCCCCCACGCAGCTCCGACTCAAGCCCCCCACACAGCTTCGACTCAAGATCAAACTGGGAGGCCAAACGCTGGGGACCAAAAG TGTGCCAACATTCAGTGTGGTCCCTGGTGTAGCCCGCACCCCGTCTCCTCTGATGATCGTGGACGATGATGACGACTcggatgatgatgacgatgaggaGCCTTCTGAGGGCGTCCCACTCGAGCAGTACCGGGCCTGGCTTGGTGAGTGCCAAG ATGAGGACAGTAACCTGGACCCGTCTCCTCTGCCAGACATGGACTCTGACTCCTTGGGGGGGCTGGGGGGGCCGGTGGACGAGGAGGAGAAGTGGCTGGACGCCCTGGAGAAAGGAGAGCTGGACGACAACGGAGAGCTGAAGAAGGAGGTCGATGAGTCACTGCTCACAGCCAGACAG AAAGCCCTCCTGCATAAGCAACAGAACCAGCCTCTCCTGGAGCTGCCCATGGGCTACAAGGAGAAGGAGATGACCGCTGAGATGATGCAGAAGAGGGAGGAGCGTGCCCGCAAGAGGCGCCTGCAGGCTGCCAAGAAGGCAGAGGAGAACAAGAACCAGACCATTGAGAGGCTCACCAAGACCTCGAAGGCCAAGATCAAGAGCATGAGGGAACGCAAGTCCAAGCAGGCCCAGTGTCCCATGGTCCGCTACTGCGACTCGGCCCAGGGAATGGGGATTTCCTTTCCCAAGGGGGTGCTAGCCCCCACCCCTGCTCCCCCGTGCCCCCCTCCACCGGCACCGGTAGGGTGCGGCGTAAACGGGTGCAGTAATCTGAAGAGGTACTCGTGCTCCAAGACGGGGATCCCGCTCTGTAGTCTGGAGTGCTACAAGAAGAATCTGGTCCTTGTTGTGGAGAGCACCACTTGA